A single region of the Triticum dicoccoides isolate Atlit2015 ecotype Zavitan chromosome 2B, WEW_v2.0, whole genome shotgun sequence genome encodes:
- the LOC119362224 gene encoding uncharacterized protein LOC119362224 isoform X1: protein MTAVVSPPILPVAEGAPSWVLLDTAGYIAKRGNATFAKTLGSNGQPVEVTFCTAAPPHVSHFCVHCPGLVPADFVEDPTLIGAEADLVLFRLCVDPLAVAGERLFDYFLYTAHPRRPSLQLLPHPYPNLFHDSEVALLRCGEDDEYAIAALRNIDDYFTDEPQMSFNLYLYRSSRAGEGWTARVVSVEEPLRDTVCPVEEPKRFHETTKAITLGGGAVGWVDLWRGILVCNVFDEKPVLRDVPLLLPARGNWEIYHRCGPYFARDITVSPQKDVIKYVEVEICLPRKPTTTKTTETCHPPEPESYLEWFRQQQCEDDDDDDDDDEDVGGWKATTWSLPVPIASRENWHFDYTVDVDDLTVVDPMHCKLLPRPLQPTEAEALLPRLITAFPIMSMDDDVVYLLSKASPKDQMEVVIAVDMRRKFLQGVAKLVTGKDFTFMRSCISEISKYINYKSSGDVAKASASLSAASRRAADKETEEVRLLAKEIPSLLLELELLGLEHQTKRSTRVDMCSAEILCQWQQNICSLIFRRLEARRRTALTCKQAGRLEILCFGETAVQGRSLSACSCFSCLISTMITRCSLLSMPHIVSQRKEALHSKS, encoded by the exons ATGACCGCCGTCGTCAGTCCGCCTATCCTCCCCGTCGCCGAGGGCGCCCCGAGCTGGGTCCTCCTCGACACCGCGGGATACATCGCTAAACGCGGCAACGCCACCTTCGCCAAGACCTTGGGGAGCAACGGCCAGCCCGTCGAGGTGACCTTCTGCACCGCCGCTCCGCCCCACGTCTCCCACTTCTGCGTCCACTGCCCCGGCCTGGTGCCCGCCGACTTCGTGGAGGATCCCACGCTGATCGGCGCGGAGGCCGACCTCGTCCTCTTCCGCCTCTGCGTCGACCCCCTGGCCGTCGCCGGCGAGCGCCtcttcgactacttcctctacacggCGCACCCTCGCCGCCCCTCGCTCCAGCTTCTCCCGCACCCCTACCCCAATCTCTTCCACGACAGCGAGGTCGCCCTCCTGCGCTGCGGTGAGGATGATGAGTACGCCATCGCCGCTCTCAGGAACATCGATGATTACTTCACCGACGAGCCGCAGATGTCCTTCAACCTTTACCTCTACCGCTCGTCCAGGGCCGGCGAGGGGTGGACTGCTAGGGTGGTGTCGGTGGAGGAGCCACTGAGGGACACCGTCTGCCCGGTGGAGGAGCCCAAGCGGTTTCATGAGACGACCAAGGCGATCACGCTCGGAGGCGGCGCCGTTGGCTGGGTTGATCTCTGGCGTGGCATCCTCGTCTGCAACGTGTTTGATGAAAAGCCTGTGCTCCGGGacgtgccgctgctgctgccggcaaGGGGTAACTGGGAAATCTACCACAGATGTGGCCCTTACTTTGCTCGGGACATCACCGTCAGCCCGCAGAAAGACGTCATCAAGTATGTCGAGGTTGAAATTTGCCTGCCAAGGAAGCCGACTACTACAAAGACGACTGAAACCTGCCACCCCCCGGAGCCGGAGTCCTACCTGGAATGGTTCCGCCAACAGCAgtgcgaagacgacgacgacgacgacgacgacgatgaagacgttGGTGGCTGGAAGGCCACAACATGGAGCTTGCCTGTCCCTATTGCTTCACGGGAGAACTGGCACTTTGACTACACCGTCGATGTCGATGACCTCACTGTCGTCGACCCAATGCATTGTAAGCTTCTTCCGAGGCCCCTGCAGCCCACAGAGGCAGAAGCATTGCTGCCAAGACTTATCACTGCTTTCCCCATCATGAGTATGGACGATGATGTTGTCTACCTTTTGTCCAAGGCCAGCCCCAAAGACCAGATGGAAGTAGTTATTGCTGTTGACATGAGGAGGAAGTTTCTGCAGGGAGTGGCCAAGCTTGTTACGGGGAAAGATTTCACTTTCATGCGCAGTTGCATCAGCGAGATctcgaaatatattaattataaatCTTCAG GGGATGTTGCCAAAGCATCGGCCAGTTTATCTGCTGCCAGCAGAAGGGCTGCGGATAAGGAAACAGAAG AGGTACGGCTGTTGGCAAAAGAAATACCTTCTCTTCTCTTGGAGCTAGAGCTTCTCGGATTAGAACATCAG ACCAAGAGGTCGACGCGAGTTGATATGTGCAGTGCGGAGATCTTGTGCCAGTGGCAACAAAACATTTGCTCACTCATCTTCAGAAGACTTGAAGCTCGACGCCGAACCGCTTTGACTTGCAAACAGGCAGGAAGGTTAGAGATTCTATGTTTTGGAGAGACAGCGGTTCAGGGACGAAGCTTGTCTGCTTGCTCATGTTTCTCGTGCCTCATTTCAACCATGATCACTCGATGCAGTTTGTTATCAATGCCCCATATAGTTTCACAAAGAAAAGAGGCTCTCCACAGTAAATCATGA
- the LOC119362224 gene encoding uncharacterized protein LOC119362224 isoform X2, producing the protein MTAVVSPPILPVAEGAPSWVLLDTAGYIAKRGNATFAKTLGSNGQPVEVTFCTAAPPHVSHFCVHCPGLVPADFVEDPTLIGAEADLVLFRLCVDPLAVAGERLFDYFLYTAHPRRPSLQLLPHPYPNLFHDSEVALLRCGEDDEYAIAALRNIDDYFTDEPQMSFNLYLYRSSRAGEGWTARVVSVEEPLRDTVCPVEEPKRFHETTKAITLGGGAVGWVDLWRGILVCNVFDEKPVLRDVPLLLPARGNWEIYHRCGPYFARDITVSPQKDVIKYVEVEICLPRKPTTTKTTETCHPPEPESYLEWFRQQQCEDDDDDDDDDEDVGGWKATTWSLPVPIASRENWHFDYTVDVDDLTVVDPMHCKLLPRPLQPTEAEALLPRLITAFPIMSMDDDVVYLLSKASPKDQMEVVIAVDMRRKFLQGVAKLVTGKDFTFMRSCISEISKYINYKSSGDVAKASASLSAASRRAADKETEEVRLLAKEIPSLLLELELLGLEHQTKRSTRVDMCSAEILCQWQQNICSLIFRRLEARRRTALTCKQAGSLLSMPHIVSQRKEALHSKS; encoded by the exons ATGACCGCCGTCGTCAGTCCGCCTATCCTCCCCGTCGCCGAGGGCGCCCCGAGCTGGGTCCTCCTCGACACCGCGGGATACATCGCTAAACGCGGCAACGCCACCTTCGCCAAGACCTTGGGGAGCAACGGCCAGCCCGTCGAGGTGACCTTCTGCACCGCCGCTCCGCCCCACGTCTCCCACTTCTGCGTCCACTGCCCCGGCCTGGTGCCCGCCGACTTCGTGGAGGATCCCACGCTGATCGGCGCGGAGGCCGACCTCGTCCTCTTCCGCCTCTGCGTCGACCCCCTGGCCGTCGCCGGCGAGCGCCtcttcgactacttcctctacacggCGCACCCTCGCCGCCCCTCGCTCCAGCTTCTCCCGCACCCCTACCCCAATCTCTTCCACGACAGCGAGGTCGCCCTCCTGCGCTGCGGTGAGGATGATGAGTACGCCATCGCCGCTCTCAGGAACATCGATGATTACTTCACCGACGAGCCGCAGATGTCCTTCAACCTTTACCTCTACCGCTCGTCCAGGGCCGGCGAGGGGTGGACTGCTAGGGTGGTGTCGGTGGAGGAGCCACTGAGGGACACCGTCTGCCCGGTGGAGGAGCCCAAGCGGTTTCATGAGACGACCAAGGCGATCACGCTCGGAGGCGGCGCCGTTGGCTGGGTTGATCTCTGGCGTGGCATCCTCGTCTGCAACGTGTTTGATGAAAAGCCTGTGCTCCGGGacgtgccgctgctgctgccggcaaGGGGTAACTGGGAAATCTACCACAGATGTGGCCCTTACTTTGCTCGGGACATCACCGTCAGCCCGCAGAAAGACGTCATCAAGTATGTCGAGGTTGAAATTTGCCTGCCAAGGAAGCCGACTACTACAAAGACGACTGAAACCTGCCACCCCCCGGAGCCGGAGTCCTACCTGGAATGGTTCCGCCAACAGCAgtgcgaagacgacgacgacgacgacgacgacgatgaagacgttGGTGGCTGGAAGGCCACAACATGGAGCTTGCCTGTCCCTATTGCTTCACGGGAGAACTGGCACTTTGACTACACCGTCGATGTCGATGACCTCACTGTCGTCGACCCAATGCATTGTAAGCTTCTTCCGAGGCCCCTGCAGCCCACAGAGGCAGAAGCATTGCTGCCAAGACTTATCACTGCTTTCCCCATCATGAGTATGGACGATGATGTTGTCTACCTTTTGTCCAAGGCCAGCCCCAAAGACCAGATGGAAGTAGTTATTGCTGTTGACATGAGGAGGAAGTTTCTGCAGGGAGTGGCCAAGCTTGTTACGGGGAAAGATTTCACTTTCATGCGCAGTTGCATCAGCGAGATctcgaaatatattaattataaatCTTCAG GGGATGTTGCCAAAGCATCGGCCAGTTTATCTGCTGCCAGCAGAAGGGCTGCGGATAAGGAAACAGAAG AGGTACGGCTGTTGGCAAAAGAAATACCTTCTCTTCTCTTGGAGCTAGAGCTTCTCGGATTAGAACATCAG ACCAAGAGGTCGACGCGAGTTGATATGTGCAGTGCGGAGATCTTGTGCCAGTGGCAACAAAACATTTGCTCACTCATCTTCAGAAGACTTGAAGCTCGACGCCGAACCGCTTTGACTTGCAAACAGGCAGGAAG TTTGTTATCAATGCCCCATATAGTTTCACAAAGAAAAGAGGCTCTCCACAGTAAATCATGA